A single window of Colletes latitarsis isolate SP2378_abdomen chromosome 6, iyColLati1, whole genome shotgun sequence DNA harbors:
- the LOC143342904 gene encoding uncharacterized protein LOC143342904, with translation MLEDLKMRRKVFAGLDGPNCDRAIVWSVLMWCLVSLPGNVKSAPPGICAMDGCNCTVKAHRWINVKCVFSNDQDVELLEGAIPVDVMDVEVSHCRELRIQSGAFADGAPLKRVHVSGIYSLVAKRQAFQNLSAPNTHLEVSECNSVILESHAFRNSRGTLSVSISRCRHVGIKPNAFSRLLWIAVREVPTLELSSNAFKLESSQHGRHGPATKIMFQSVRITELPTAVFPSAIAEVRMDDIWTKVIRKDAFCAMTIFSVTISNASILEIETGAFSDRALIQSLEFVDVRLKSIERGAFKAGHDNLTIQYSRLSDVETGAIDISAATVSFNNNEFQNLHQGAIVLHQWNHIAIDYNLFVDLDTDAIMAEVDATSAPNFEFSFTGNHIQRARPGSLKFAAISQRVNTARVGNNYFKEKCSCNLDSWIREVTGKNSSVSWMMDSSFCVVDQLLDRCFNLPQGYMSMKNFTQIICTAGDHINCEKPSAKPKPSVSPPSVGPHVYPRHKGYFDLEMSDSEQLQREKRIIVVICVVAVFIVLVVILASGILYMRRSGVCPKLTSGHLMNLASWLSPSSGMTAATSARSISRLSVHEYAGLQPETRILEVETQPEATEDDEEGADGLYPYTENKATQTLPEELTEEYLRDLRERLNDPDNYNQARDMIEHLYDLIKVEESCNNNNDRQPSDREENAYDVIRPRRKNRGPPKPSVSVGTKAPSLEKLLPSGIEPRPPLTEYTEPRDQKPTEQNYLYAELPGDETVPSTSRLSQPVLATLAGRAPQPLPPDVVNDHLINAHASQYGGTKTENHRPPDSPKFEPPRNQGRPMSFLKALGESILGTKSSNNKRPNSLLCEYAEPSDATAHLYSELPEPQTSTPASKMANRPLPTKPDQDSVNATRVS, from the exons GACGTGGAGTTACTGGAGGGAGCCATTCCGGTGGACGTGATGGACGTGGAGGTTTCCCACTGCAGGGAGTTGAGGATCCAGTCAGGCGCGTTCGCGGACGGCGCGCCTCTGAAGCGGGTTCACGTGTCGGGTATTTACAGCCTGGTGGCCAAGAGGCAGGCCTTTCAGAACCTGAGCGCCCCGAACACGCACCTCGAGGTGTCCGAGTGCAACAGCGTCATCCTCGAGAGCCACGCGTTCAGGAACTCGCGCGGGACGCTGAGCGTCTCGATATCGAGATGCAGACACGTGGGGATCAAACCGAACGCCTTCTCGCGATTGCTCTGGATAGCGGTCAGGGAGGTGCCCACCCTGGAGCTGTCCAGCAACGCGTTCAAGCTCGAATCTTCTCAACACGGCAGGCATGGACCAGCGACCAAG ATTATGTTCCAAAGCGTGAGAATCACGGAGCTACCGACGGCGGTCTTTCCATCGGCGATCGCGGAGGTCCGCATGGACGATATTTGGACGAAAGTGATCCGTAAAGATGCTTTCTGCGCCATGACGATCTTCAGCGTGACCATCAGCAACGCGTCCATCCTGGAAATCGAAACCGGCGCGTTCAGCGACAGGGCGCTCATCCAGAGCCTCGAGTTCGTCGACGTTCGATTGAAGAGCATCGAGAGAGGAGCCTTCAAGGCTGGTCACGACAATCTCACGATACAATATTCGAG ATTATCCGACGTGGAGACCGGTGCCATCGACATATCCGCGGCCACGGTCAGCTTCAACAACAACGAGTTCCAGAACCTCCATCAGGGCGCGATCGTTCTGCACCAGTGGAACCACATAGCCATCGATTACAATCTGTTCGTCGATCTGGACACCGACGCGATCATGGCAGAGGTGGACGCGACCTCGGCTCCTAATTTCGAGTTTTCCTTTACGGGAAACCATATCCAAAGGGCGCGGCCCGGTTCTCTGAAGTTCGCCGCGATCTCGCAGCGAGTGAACACCGCCCGCGTGGGCAACAATTACTTCAAGGAGAAGTGCAGCTGCAACCTGGACAGTTGGATACGCGAGGTGACCGGCAAGAACAGTTCCGTCTCGTGGATGATGGACTCGAGCTTCTGCGTGGTCGACCAGCTCCTGGACAGATGCTTCAACCTGCCTCAGGGCTACATGTCCATGAAGAACTTCACCCAGATAATCTGCACGGCGGGCGATCACATAAACTGCGAGAAACCGTCCGCGAAACCGAAGCCGAGCGTTAGTCCGCCCAGCGTCGGTCCTCACGTGTACCCGCGTCACAAGGGGTACTTCGACCTGGAGATGAGCGACTCGGAGCAGCTGCAACGCGAGAAGAGGATCATCGTGGTGATCTGCGTGGTAGCGGTGTTTATCGTGCTGGTGGTGATCCTGGCCTCCGGGATCCTCTACATGCGCAGAAGTGGCGTGTGCCCGAAGCTGACGTCCGGTCATCTGATGAATCTCGCCAGCTGGTTGTCGCCCAGCAGCGGGATGACGGCCGCCACCTCGGCCAGGTCGATCTCCAGACTGAGTGTGCACGAGTACGCAGGCCTGCAGCCGGAGACTAGAATCCTCGAGGTAGAGACCCAGCCGGAGGCGACGGAGGACGACGAGGAGGGCGCGGACGGGCTCTATCCCTACACCGAGAACAAGGCCACGCAAACCTTGCCCGAGGAGCTCACGGAGGAGTATCTCAGGGACCTCAGGGAGAGATTGAACGATCCCGACAACTACAACCAGGCCAGGGACATGATAGAGCACCTGTACGATCTCATCAAAGTGGAGGAGAGCtgcaacaacaacaacgacaGACAGCCCTCGGACAGGGAGGAGAACGCGTACGACGTGATCAGACCCAGACGGAAGAACAGGGGTCCCCCGAAGCCGTCCGTCAGCGTGGGCACCAAGGCCCCGTCGTTGGAGAAGCTGCTGCCCAGTGGAATCGAACCAAGGCCTCCGTTGACCGAGTACACGGAGCCCCGCGATCAGAAACCCACCGAGCAGAACTACTTGTACGCGGAATTGCCCGGTGACGAGACAGTGCCCAGCACCAGTCGACTCTCACAACCCGTCCTGGCGACTCTGGCCGGAAGAGCGCCGCAACCGTTGCCCCCGGACGTCGTCAACGATCACCTGATCAACGCCCACGCGAGCCAGTACGGCGGCACGAAGACCGAGAACCACAGGCCCCCCGACAGTCCCAAGTTCGAACCACCCAGAAACCAAGGTAGGCCGATGAGCTTCCTCAAGGCTCTGGGCGAGAGCATCCTGGGCACCAAGTCGAGCAACAACAAGAGGCCCAACTCGCTGCTGTGCGAATACGCCGAGCCCTCCGACGCCACTGCTCACCTCTACTCGGAACTACCTGAACCCCAAACCTCGACGCCGGCTAGCAAGATGGCGAACAGGCCGCTGCCCACCAAACCCGACCAGGATTCCGTCAACGCGACGAGAGTCTCATAA